One region of Duncaniella freteri genomic DNA includes:
- a CDS encoding riboflavin synthase — protein MFSGIVEEPARVVDVVNRDGNIDLTVECSFASELRIDQSVAHNGVCLTVVALPGNGTYTVTAIRETLDRSNLGLLSPGDEVNLERSMLMNGRLDGHIVQGHVDTTAVCEEVEEVEGSKYFKFTYDVSPEMARKGYMTVEKGSVTVNGVSLTVCDSTPTSFRVAIIPYTLEHTNFKNIIPGTKVNIEFDIIGKYIARLQDF, from the coding sequence ATGTTTTCAGGAATAGTTGAAGAACCCGCCCGCGTAGTCGACGTTGTCAATCGCGACGGCAACATAGATCTCACAGTCGAATGCTCGTTCGCATCCGAACTCCGCATCGACCAGAGCGTCGCACACAACGGAGTGTGCCTAACTGTAGTAGCTCTTCCCGGCAACGGCACATACACTGTCACTGCCATCCGAGAGACACTTGACCGCAGCAACTTAGGACTGTTGAGCCCCGGTGACGAAGTGAACCTCGAACGCTCCATGCTAATGAACGGACGCCTCGACGGCCACATAGTCCAGGGCCACGTCGACACCACCGCTGTATGCGAAGAGGTAGAGGAAGTGGAAGGGAGCAAATACTTCAAATTCACCTACGATGTATCCCCCGAGATGGCTCGTAAAGGATACATGACTGTTGAAAAAGGTTCTGTGACAGTCAACGGCGTAAGCCTCACCGTATGCGACTCCACTCCTACATCATTCCGTGTGGCGATAATACCCTACACACTTGAGCATACTAACTTCAAGAACATCATTCCGGGAACAAAAGTCAACATAGAATTTGACATTATAGGCAAATATATTGCTCGACTGCAAGATTTTTAG
- the secD gene encoding protein translocase subunit SecD, protein MQSKGSLGSIVAGVIAIFMVIICLFYLSFTVVTNHWEDKAQEYAATEAAKDNNSPETKRKAYSEYIKNIANEKVYLGYTFNEVQKLAVGLGLDLKGGMNVTLQVSVPDILRSMANAEGNPYFNNAIANADSVARVNKSADYIDIFCAEYRKLDPQGDLSVVFKDQVKRGDNFDAVKSALKQEVKDRVSSSTNVLRTRIDQFGVVAPNIQELEKDGQILLELPGVKEHDRVRELLKSSANLEFYETTTFNEIQGVLSQLDNALRTDSTGNGKGLFDYFIQVGSPYNPIGVGSASETARDTINTILASATAKRILPNNLKLAWEFKPEVMQINDSIRGKRNLAIYQLVALRTTNGRPALAGDVITSASNDYDAMQGGNYVTMDMKPEAARQWARITAANLGKPVAIVLDDQVYSAPNIKSVIEGGRSSITGNFTTDEAKDLSNVLKSGKMAAKVDIISDTVIGPSLGEQAIKDGLWSFVIALVLLMVFMCLFYGLIPGLIANLALVFNIFFTFGILASFQAVLTLSGIAGIVLALGMAVDANVLIYERAKEELRAGKNVRTAIADGYANAFSAIFDSNLTSIITGVILLLFGTGPIKGFATTLIIGIICSFFTAVYLTRLIYILCAKSKAFENLTFSTPLSSKMFTGTRYNFLGARKTSFIAVGIFVAVIVISLFVRGLNQGIDFSGGRNYVVQFDHPVKTHELDAKLTPLFGGAQLSVITIDDDTKVRISTNYKIDSEEEGVDQEITKILYDGLQDELNGMSMEDFSTTNENIGIMSSQKVGPTVANDMRTDAYIAVILALIAMFFYILLRFRNVAFSVGALAAVAFTAFTIVGFYSMFWGVFPFAMEIDQSFIAAILTVIGYQINDTVVVFDRVRENVGLYPKQSFFDTINSSINSTLGRTVMTSGSTLLVLLCIFILGGDSIRSFVFAMIFGVVIGTLATMFVAAPVAYLTDARRNTGRSKTAA, encoded by the coding sequence ATGCAAAGCAAAGGATCTTTGGGAAGTATTGTTGCCGGTGTCATAGCCATCTTCATGGTGATCATCTGCCTCTTCTACCTTTCTTTCACCGTGGTAACCAACCACTGGGAAGACAAGGCTCAGGAGTATGCAGCCACCGAGGCAGCCAAGGACAACAACTCTCCGGAAACTAAACGTAAAGCCTACAGCGAGTACATCAAGAACATCGCTAACGAAAAGGTTTATCTCGGCTACACTTTTAACGAAGTACAGAAACTCGCCGTAGGGCTCGGTCTCGACCTCAAGGGTGGAATGAACGTTACTCTCCAGGTTTCCGTTCCTGACATCCTCCGCTCAATGGCAAATGCCGAAGGGAACCCCTACTTCAATAACGCTATCGCCAACGCCGACTCAGTGGCACGCGTCAACAAGAGTGCCGACTACATCGACATCTTCTGCGCTGAATACCGTAAGCTCGATCCTCAAGGCGACCTCTCTGTAGTGTTCAAGGACCAGGTGAAGCGCGGCGACAACTTCGATGCAGTCAAGAGCGCGCTAAAGCAGGAGGTAAAGGACCGTGTGTCAAGCTCCACCAACGTGCTCCGCACACGTATCGACCAGTTCGGCGTAGTAGCACCCAACATTCAGGAACTTGAAAAGGACGGTCAGATTCTCCTTGAGCTCCCTGGAGTGAAAGAGCACGACCGTGTACGCGAGCTCCTGAAGTCAAGTGCCAACCTTGAGTTCTATGAGACCACCACATTCAACGAAATCCAGGGTGTTCTCTCTCAGCTCGACAATGCGCTGCGCACCGACTCCACCGGTAATGGCAAGGGTCTTTTCGACTACTTCATTCAGGTAGGCAGCCCCTATAACCCTATAGGTGTAGGATCTGCTTCCGAGACTGCACGCGACACCATCAACACAATCCTCGCGTCAGCCACAGCCAAGCGCATCCTCCCCAATAACCTCAAGCTCGCCTGGGAATTCAAGCCCGAGGTAATGCAGATCAACGATTCCATACGTGGCAAGCGCAACCTCGCCATCTACCAGCTCGTTGCACTCCGCACCACCAATGGCCGCCCGGCACTTGCTGGCGATGTGATAACCTCAGCATCCAACGACTATGATGCGATGCAAGGCGGCAACTATGTCACAATGGACATGAAGCCCGAAGCAGCACGCCAGTGGGCACGCATCACAGCGGCCAACCTCGGCAAGCCTGTAGCCATAGTTCTTGACGACCAGGTATACTCGGCACCAAACATCAAGTCAGTGATCGAGGGCGGACGCTCGTCAATCACCGGCAACTTCACCACCGATGAGGCAAAGGACCTTTCCAACGTGCTCAAGTCAGGTAAAATGGCTGCCAAAGTCGACATCATCTCCGACACTGTAATCGGTCCCTCGCTCGGCGAACAGGCCATCAAGGACGGTCTCTGGTCGTTTGTCATCGCACTTGTGCTCCTCATGGTGTTCATGTGCCTGTTCTACGGTCTTATCCCCGGCCTTATCGCCAACCTCGCACTTGTATTCAACATCTTCTTCACTTTCGGTATCCTCGCCTCATTCCAGGCAGTGCTCACCCTTTCCGGTATCGCCGGTATCGTGCTCGCACTCGGTATGGCTGTTGACGCCAACGTGCTCATATACGAGCGTGCCAAAGAAGAACTTCGCGCAGGCAAGAATGTACGCACCGCCATCGCCGACGGCTATGCCAACGCATTCTCAGCCATCTTCGACTCCAACCTCACTTCGATCATCACCGGTGTGATCCTCCTTCTCTTCGGTACAGGTCCCATCAAGGGCTTCGCCACCACCCTCATCATCGGTATCATCTGCTCATTCTTCACTGCCGTATATCTGACCCGCCTCATCTACATCCTCTGCGCCAAGAGCAAGGCTTTCGAGAACCTCACATTCTCCACACCGCTCAGCAGCAAGATGTTCACAGGCACTCGTTACAACTTCCTCGGTGCACGCAAGACAAGCTTCATAGCTGTAGGCATCTTTGTGGCAGTTATCGTAATCAGCCTCTTCGTACGCGGTCTTAACCAGGGTATCGACTTCTCTGGCGGACGCAACTATGTAGTACAGTTCGACCATCCTGTCAAGACCCACGAGCTCGACGCCAAGCTCACCCCGCTATTCGGCGGAGCCCAGCTCAGCGTTATCACCATTGACGATGACACCAAGGTACGTATCTCCACCAACTACAAGATCGACTCAGAGGAAGAAGGCGTTGACCAGGAGATCACCAAGATCCTTTATGACGGTCTTCAGGACGAGCTCAACGGCATGAGCATGGAGGACTTCTCCACAACCAATGAGAACATCGGTATAATGTCGTCACAGAAGGTAGGTCCTACCGTGGCTAACGACATGCGCACCGACGCTTACATAGCCGTGATCCTCGCACTCATAGCAATGTTCTTCTACATCCTGCTCCGTTTCCGCAACGTGGCATTCTCTGTAGGCGCACTTGCTGCTGTGGCATTCACCGCATTCACTATCGTAGGTTTCTACTCGATGTTCTGGGGCGTGTTCCCATTCGCCATGGAGATTGACCAGTCGTTTATCGCAGCAATCCTTACTGTGATAGGTTACCAGATCAATGACACCGTGGTAGTGTTCGACCGTGTACGTGAAAACGTAGGTCTCTACCCCAAACAGTCATTCTTCGACACCATCAACTCATCCATCAACTCCACCCTCGGACGTACCGTGATGACCTCAGGTTCCACTCTTCTCGTGCTCCTGTGCATCTTCATCCTCGGTGGTGACTCTATCCGCTCATTTGTATTTGCGATGATATTCGGTGTAGTGATCGGCACACTCGCCACAATGTTTGTGGCTGCTCCTGTTGCCTACCTTACCGATGCCCGCCGCAATACAGGCAGATCAAAGACTGCTGCCTAA
- the era gene encoding GTPase Era: MEHKAGFVNIVGNPNVGKSTLMNLLVGERVSIITSKAQTTRHRIMGIVNTPEYQIVFSDTPGVLEPKYKLQESMLNFSEGALVDADILIYVTDVVEDPSKNADFLAKVAKESIPVLVVINKIDLVKEQSQLEELTQRWHTMLPKAELFPVSAKENFNVSNLMNRIVELLPDSPPFFGKDALTDKPARFFVTEIIREKILLLYDKEIPYSVEVIVEKFEEKENSIHIMAVIYVERDSQKGIIIGHKGAMIKKVGMEARKDIEKFFGKSVYLELFVKVESNWRNRENKLKSFGYIE, encoded by the coding sequence ATGGAACATAAAGCCGGATTTGTCAATATCGTCGGGAATCCTAATGTGGGTAAGTCGACACTGATGAACTTGCTGGTAGGTGAGCGCGTAAGCATAATCACCTCCAAGGCGCAGACTACTCGTCACCGCATCATGGGGATTGTCAACACTCCCGAGTATCAGATAGTATTCTCCGACACTCCCGGTGTGCTGGAGCCGAAATATAAGCTACAGGAGAGCATGCTCAATTTCAGTGAAGGTGCGCTCGTCGATGCTGACATTCTCATCTATGTGACCGATGTGGTGGAAGATCCGTCGAAGAATGCCGATTTCCTTGCCAAAGTCGCCAAGGAGAGTATTCCGGTGCTTGTGGTGATCAACAAGATTGATCTTGTGAAAGAGCAGTCCCAGCTCGAAGAGCTCACGCAGCGTTGGCACACCATGCTCCCCAAGGCAGAGTTGTTCCCTGTGTCGGCAAAGGAGAATTTCAATGTGTCGAATCTCATGAACAGAATTGTGGAGCTTCTTCCGGATTCTCCGCCGTTCTTTGGCAAGGATGCGCTTACTGACAAGCCTGCACGATTCTTTGTCACAGAGATAATCCGAGAGAAGATACTGCTGCTATATGATAAGGAGATCCCTTACTCAGTAGAGGTGATTGTAGAGAAGTTCGAGGAGAAGGAGAATTCCATCCATATTATGGCAGTGATCTATGTGGAGCGTGATTCGCAGAAAGGTATCATCATAGGCCATAAGGGTGCGATGATCAAAAAAGTGGGTATGGAAGCCCGTAAAGATATTGAGAAGTTCTTCGGGAAGAGTGTCTATCTTGAGCTTTTTGTGAAAGTGGAGTCGAATTGGCGAAACCGTGAGAACAAGCTCAAGTCGTTCGGCTATATCGAGTAG
- a CDS encoding beta-ketoacyl-ACP synthase III — protein MVHARISGIASYAPDDILDNEMLSKMVDTNDEWITTRVGIKERRILKDPSKGSSFMGIKCVERLLESTGTKPEEVDLLICATTNPDYRFPSTGSIIAHQCGLKNAYSYDLQAACAGFLVALQDGSAYIRSGLRKKVIVVSAEKMSSMTNYTDRATCPLFGDGAGAMLLEPTEENVGIIDGVFHIDGEGLEHLWMPAGGSALPASHETVDAQQHYVIQDGRNVYKNAVTDMLESSQEVMERNNLTCENIDWFCSHQANLRIIEAVGARLGIDPAKVLVNIEKYGNTSAASIPLCLDEYKDKLKKGDKLILTAFGAGFTWGAMYIIWG, from the coding sequence ATGGTACACGCACGTATATCCGGCATTGCCTCTTACGCTCCTGACGACATTCTCGACAATGAGATGCTCTCGAAGATGGTTGACACCAACGATGAGTGGATCACCACACGCGTAGGAATCAAAGAACGCCGCATACTCAAAGACCCATCGAAGGGGTCGTCCTTCATGGGCATAAAATGTGTGGAACGATTGCTTGAATCCACCGGCACCAAGCCCGAGGAAGTGGATCTGCTCATCTGCGCCACCACCAATCCTGACTACCGTTTCCCCTCTACAGGCTCGATAATAGCTCACCAGTGCGGGCTTAAGAACGCATATTCATATGATCTTCAGGCAGCCTGTGCCGGCTTCCTTGTGGCTCTTCAGGACGGTTCTGCATATATCCGCTCAGGCCTCCGCAAGAAGGTGATAGTGGTTTCTGCCGAGAAGATGTCGTCAATGACCAACTATACCGACCGTGCCACCTGCCCTCTGTTCGGTGACGGAGCGGGAGCAATGCTCCTTGAGCCTACCGAAGAGAATGTGGGTATCATCGACGGTGTTTTCCACATCGACGGCGAGGGTCTTGAGCATCTGTGGATGCCTGCTGGCGGTTCGGCTCTCCCTGCGTCACACGAGACTGTCGACGCTCAGCAGCATTATGTGATCCAGGATGGCCGCAATGTTTACAAGAATGCCGTGACCGACATGCTTGAGTCATCACAGGAGGTTATGGAGCGCAATAACCTCACATGTGAGAACATCGACTGGTTCTGCTCGCATCAGGCTAACCTCCGCATCATTGAGGCTGTAGGTGCCCGCCTCGGCATTGATCCTGCCAAGGTGCTCGTGAACATCGAGAAGTATGGCAACACATCGGCTGCCTCAATACCCTTGTGTCTTGATGAGTACAAGGACAAGCTTAAGAAGGGTGACAAACTCATTCTCACAGCTTTCGGAGCAGGCTTCACATGGGGTGCGATGTACATAATCTGGGGCTGA
- the rpmF gene encoding 50S ribosomal protein L32 has product MAHPKRKQSKTRTAKRRTHDKAVVPTLALCPNCGSWHLYHTVCGECGYYRGRIAIEKTAAV; this is encoded by the coding sequence ATGGCACATCCTAAACGCAAGCAATCAAAGACCCGTACCGCAAAGCGTCGTACTCACGACAAGGCTGTAGTCCCCACCCTGGCACTCTGCCCCAACTGCGGCTCATGGCATCTCTATCACACCGTATGCGGTGAGTGCGGTTACTACCGCGGACGCATCGCCATCGAAAAGACCGCAGCTGTCTAA
- a CDS encoding YceD family protein, translated as MGKLSAFSVPLKTMPEGTHEFAYHLDKQFFVTMESADVRDANLDVRLTVVYKHDLYNLAFHITGTVTLLCDRCLDDLVFPIDTTYDIAVKYGEDYDETDELLIIPEADNTLNVSYMIYDTASLAIPLKHVHPMGKCNRAMSALLRKHRAVKDDEDAALAETLIDEMETMDVDSVDEAPSSSGATDPRWDGLKKLSGIDSDSE; from the coding sequence GTGGGAAAGTTATCAGCATTCAGCGTCCCGCTCAAGACTATGCCTGAGGGCACGCATGAATTTGCCTATCATCTCGATAAGCAATTCTTTGTCACAATGGAAAGTGCGGACGTCCGTGACGCCAATCTTGATGTCAGACTGACGGTGGTGTATAAGCATGATCTATACAATCTTGCATTCCATATCACCGGTACGGTCACTCTCCTTTGTGACCGCTGTCTGGACGATCTGGTGTTCCCGATCGATACTACCTACGATATCGCTGTGAAGTATGGCGAGGATTATGACGAGACAGATGAGCTCCTGATCATTCCGGAGGCTGACAATACTCTCAATGTCTCATATATGATCTACGATACAGCTTCGCTTGCCATCCCCCTGAAGCATGTCCATCCTATGGGCAAGTGCAACAGGGCTATGAGTGCTCTTCTGCGCAAGCACCGTGCCGTAAAGGACGATGAGGATGCCGCGCTCGCCGAGACTCTCATTGACGAGATGGAGACGATGGATGTCGACAGTGTGGACGAGGCTCCCTCTTCATCCGGTGCTACAGATCCTCGTTGGGACGGATTGAAAAAGCTCTCGGGTATCGATTCCGATTCAGAGTAA
- a CDS encoding OmpA family protein, giving the protein MRLNPTKVIAAFAVSLLAVPVCATAQDVAVRSVDAVETKEFTPHWFMQIQAGGAYTIGETNTFKDLVSPAAAVSVGYKFNPLLGLRVGASGWQARGIWVAPREDYKFNYMQGNVDLMLSLTNAFCGYNPSRVLDVYMFAGAGGALGFRNNEAVDLASRGYDLEKLWTGKKFFPAGRAGIGMDMNVSRRVAVNLELNANMLPDKFNSKKGSVFDWQFNALVGVTFKFGPSSKKKEVVVVEEVVEVQPEPAPAPVVVPEPVAPAPQQPVAETKPAEMKQDVFFRINSSSVRPAEQSKIEALAGYMKKYPEAKVTVTGYADKATGSARYNMSISLKRAQAVADALVEAGVASERITVDAKGDTEQPFDGIEKNRVAIAVAN; this is encoded by the coding sequence ATGAGATTGAATCCCACAAAAGTGATTGCGGCGTTTGCCGTATCACTGTTAGCGGTGCCTGTATGCGCCACGGCCCAGGATGTTGCAGTCAGGTCAGTTGATGCAGTTGAGACAAAAGAATTCACCCCTCATTGGTTCATGCAGATTCAGGCAGGAGGTGCATATACCATCGGCGAGACCAATACATTCAAGGACCTTGTGTCACCTGCGGCTGCTGTGTCGGTAGGGTATAAGTTCAATCCTCTGCTCGGACTAAGGGTAGGGGCAAGCGGATGGCAGGCGCGCGGTATATGGGTGGCTCCACGTGAGGACTACAAGTTCAATTATATGCAGGGCAATGTCGATCTCATGCTGTCGCTCACTAATGCATTCTGTGGCTATAATCCGTCGCGTGTGCTTGATGTGTATATGTTTGCAGGAGCAGGTGGTGCTCTCGGCTTCCGTAATAATGAGGCTGTCGATCTTGCTTCCCGCGGATATGATCTTGAGAAGCTTTGGACCGGCAAGAAATTTTTCCCTGCGGGGCGTGCCGGTATCGGCATGGATATGAACGTCAGCCGTAGGGTGGCTGTCAATCTTGAACTCAATGCCAATATGCTTCCCGATAAGTTCAACTCAAAGAAAGGAAGTGTATTTGACTGGCAGTTCAATGCTCTCGTTGGTGTGACATTTAAGTTCGGACCATCGTCTAAGAAAAAAGAAGTGGTTGTGGTGGAAGAGGTTGTGGAAGTACAGCCCGAACCGGCTCCCGCGCCTGTTGTGGTTCCGGAGCCTGTAGCCCCTGCACCACAGCAGCCTGTGGCAGAGACTAAGCCGGCAGAGATGAAGCAGGATGTGTTCTTCCGTATCAACTCCTCAAGTGTGCGTCCGGCCGAGCAGTCAAAGATAGAGGCTCTTGCCGGATATATGAAGAAGTATCCTGAGGCTAAGGTTACAGTGACAGGATATGCCGACAAGGCAACCGGCTCAGCACGTTACAACATGTCCATCTCGCTTAAGAGAGCTCAGGCTGTGGCTGATGCGTTGGTTGAGGCAGGTGTCGCTTCCGAACGTATCACAGTTGACGCGAAAGGTGACACCGAGCAGCCTTTTGACGGAATCGAGAAGAATCGTGTAGCGATTGCGGTTGCAAATTGA
- a CDS encoding site-specific tyrosine recombinase — protein sequence MRNIFDIDRLLDEYTTYLLLEKGLSDNTREGYRRDVARMLSWLAGEAKPLREVTLDTLRLYLGDLHDVGIAVRSQARIVASLRSFFGFLSMEDYLPANPAELLETPRLGLHLPEVLTLGEIDSMIASIDYSKEECQRDRAMMEVLYGCGLRVSELIGLEISRTYLDDGFLIVRGKGNKERMVPMSETSIEEIKGWLADRERMKVKPGDENILFLNRRGGRLTRQRAFQIVKGLAEAAGVRKTISPHTLRHSFATHLLEGGANLRAIQQMLGHESIATTQIYIHLDASTLRSDILAYHPRNSKGNGG from the coding sequence ATGCGCAATATTTTCGACATAGACCGATTGCTTGACGAGTATACAACCTATCTTCTTCTCGAAAAGGGGCTGTCCGACAACACTCGCGAAGGATACAGGCGGGATGTTGCCAGGATGCTTTCGTGGCTTGCCGGCGAGGCAAAGCCGCTTCGGGAAGTGACTCTCGACACTTTGAGGCTATATCTCGGCGATTTGCATGATGTAGGTATCGCTGTGAGGTCGCAGGCGAGGATTGTCGCGTCGTTAAGATCGTTTTTCGGATTCCTTTCAATGGAGGATTATCTTCCTGCCAATCCGGCGGAGCTGCTTGAGACGCCTCGTCTCGGGCTTCATCTGCCAGAGGTGCTGACTTTAGGGGAGATCGACAGCATGATAGCTTCGATCGATTACTCCAAAGAGGAGTGTCAGCGCGACAGGGCAATGATGGAAGTGCTCTATGGGTGCGGGCTCCGTGTGAGTGAACTGATTGGTCTTGAGATATCGCGGACTTATCTTGACGACGGTTTCCTCATAGTGCGAGGAAAGGGTAACAAGGAGAGGATGGTACCCATGTCGGAGACTTCGATAGAGGAGATAAAGGGCTGGCTCGCCGACCGTGAGCGTATGAAAGTGAAGCCGGGCGACGAGAATATACTGTTTCTTAACCGGCGTGGAGGCAGGCTCACTCGGCAGCGGGCATTTCAGATAGTCAAGGGGCTTGCTGAGGCGGCAGGTGTGCGCAAAACCATCTCGCCTCATACATTGCGCCATTCATTTGCCACTCATCTGCTCGAAGGAGGGGCCAACCTGCGTGCCATACAGCAGATGCTCGGGCATGAGTCGATAGCGACCACCCAGATCTACATCCATCTTGATGCCTCCACTCTCCGTTCGGATATCCTTGCTTACCACCCCCGCAATTCAAAGGGGAATGGTGGATAA
- a CDS encoding YfhO family protein, producing MNKRNIITFLISVVAIAVIAFAFFYPDASQGNELRQHDMLQGIAINQEVKTHLESTGETPRWTNALFSGMPTFQISVDYPSAHLYSWVNHVMGLGLPSPSSLIAMMMMGFFIMLIAMGMRWYIALIGAVAYGFSTYFVIIIGAGHIWKFVTLAYVPPTIGGVILCYRGRYLAGAAMAAFFAMMQIANNHVQMTYYFLFVILGVVIAFLISDYKSKNLRGWGKATGFLAVAAVLAVAANMPNLYNTYEYSKETMRGRHSELTQPNADAAQSTSGLDKDYITQYSYQPSETFSLLIPNIKGGASARPEQGKFKTMSLGELDGAREHGQMEQQYLSYMSQYFGDPEGTNGPVYVGALIFALFLLGCIIVKGPLKWALVALTVFSIVLAWGRHAMTFTDIMLSVVPMYSKFRTVESILVIAEFTMPLLAVMALQQLLVTEGAYARYRKAFFWSFGITLGLCVIGWLAPGMFGSAISDNDRMIDGYIMSSLVQQGYDNSTARQFSLSNPAIYSAVESLRYGLVSADALRSLLIAGIGGAFIMLFMTGRMRAVWTVAAVGVLVLADLYSINKRYLSHDSFAPKQLTVGTPIAKTPADEMILRDTMQNYRVMDIPRFYSADPSYYHKTIGGYHAAKLTRYQDLIDRHLSHFTQDSQADADWNVLNMLNARYIVGMDGRPLLNPEAMGNAWWVEKLSYVDNADAEMAGLSRINPAVEAVADSRFRATLGDGAAVAPGDTIYETTYAPDRLTYRAKSANGGVAVFSEVYFPWGWEVTIDGKPAEIGRVNYVLRALRVPAGEHEIVMTFDPKSLRTTTALATVSIILIYIAAAAAFFFAVRPRKRKEDKASV from the coding sequence ATGAATAAGCGCAACATAATCACGTTTCTGATAAGCGTAGTCGCCATTGCGGTGATAGCTTTCGCGTTCTTCTATCCCGATGCGAGCCAGGGCAATGAGCTGAGGCAGCATGACATGCTTCAGGGTATCGCTATAAACCAAGAGGTCAAGACCCATCTTGAGTCCACCGGAGAGACTCCTCGATGGACCAACGCCCTGTTCTCTGGGATGCCGACATTCCAGATCAGCGTTGATTACCCATCCGCCCATCTTTACAGCTGGGTCAACCATGTGATGGGGCTCGGGCTTCCGTCGCCCTCATCGCTCATAGCCATGATGATGATGGGGTTCTTCATAATGCTCATTGCTATGGGGATGCGGTGGTATATAGCCCTCATAGGGGCTGTAGCCTATGGATTCTCCACCTATTTCGTCATTATAATAGGTGCCGGGCATATATGGAAATTCGTCACTCTTGCCTATGTTCCTCCTACTATCGGAGGTGTCATACTGTGCTATCGCGGCAGGTATCTTGCTGGTGCGGCAATGGCGGCATTCTTTGCCATGATGCAGATTGCCAACAATCATGTGCAGATGACCTATTATTTCCTGTTTGTGATACTCGGCGTTGTGATAGCCTTCCTTATATCAGATTATAAGTCCAAGAATCTCAGAGGATGGGGGAAGGCTACAGGATTTCTTGCCGTTGCAGCTGTTCTTGCCGTTGCGGCCAATATGCCTAACCTTTACAACACTTACGAGTACTCCAAGGAGACTATGCGCGGGCGTCACTCAGAGTTGACACAGCCCAATGCCGATGCGGCGCAGTCAACATCGGGTCTTGATAAGGATTATATCACCCAGTACAGCTATCAGCCGTCAGAGACCTTCTCTCTGCTCATCCCGAATATCAAGGGAGGAGCCTCGGCTCGTCCGGAACAGGGCAAGTTCAAGACTATGAGTCTCGGAGAGCTCGACGGAGCCAGGGAGCATGGTCAGATGGAGCAGCAGTATCTATCGTATATGAGCCAGTATTTCGGTGACCCCGAGGGGACTAACGGTCCGGTGTATGTAGGAGCTCTTATATTCGCTCTTTTCCTTTTGGGGTGTATCATAGTGAAAGGTCCGTTGAAATGGGCTCTGGTGGCTCTCACTGTGTTCTCCATCGTGCTCGCATGGGGCAGACATGCCATGACATTCACTGATATCATGCTTTCGGTGGTGCCGATGTACTCCAAGTTCCGTACAGTCGAGAGCATACTTGTTATAGCAGAATTCACCATGCCTCTGCTTGCAGTAATGGCTTTGCAGCAGCTGCTTGTCACTGAAGGAGCTTATGCCAGATACCGCAAGGCTTTCTTCTGGAGTTTCGGAATCACTCTCGGACTTTGTGTGATAGGGTGGCTGGCTCCAGGAATGTTCGGTTCCGCGATTTCCGACAACGACAGGATGATTGACGGATACATCATGTCGTCACTTGTACAGCAGGGCTATGACAATAGCACAGCACGACAGTTCTCCCTCAGCAACCCAGCGATATATTCGGCTGTTGAGTCGCTTCGCTACGGACTTGTGTCGGCTGATGCCTTGAGAAGTCTGCTGATAGCAGGCATAGGAGGGGCGTTCATCATGCTTTTCATGACAGGCAGGATGCGTGCGGTGTGGACTGTTGCGGCTGTCGGTGTGCTTGTGCTTGCCGATCTCTACAGTATCAATAAGCGTTACCTGAGCCATGACAGTTTTGCCCCTAAGCAGCTCACTGTAGGGACCCCCATAGCCAAAACCCCGGCAGACGAGATGATACTCAGGGACACTATGCAGAATTATCGTGTGATGGATATACCGCGCTTCTACAGTGCCGATCCGTCATATTATCATAAGACTATCGGTGGCTATCATGCAGCAAAGCTCACTCGTTACCAGGATCTCATAGACCGTCACCTGTCACACTTCACTCAGGACTCTCAGGCCGATGCCGACTGGAATGTGCTCAATATGCTCAATGCCCGATACATAGTCGGAATGGATGGCAGACCTTTGCTCAATCCTGAGGCTATGGGCAATGCATGGTGGGTGGAAAAGTTAAGCTATGTCGATAATGCCGATGCCGAGATGGCTGGGCTTTCGCGTATCAATCCTGCTGTTGAGGCTGTGGCTGACAGCCGTTTCCGGGCGACTCTCGGAGATGGGGCGGCTGTGGCTCCGGGTGATACCATCTATGAGACCACATATGCACCTGACCGGCTGACCTACAGGGCAAAGAGTGCCAATGGCGGTGTGGCTGTTTTCTCCGAGGTGTATTTCCCTTGGGGATGGGAGGTAACCATCGACGGCAAGCCTGCTGAGATAGGCAGGGTGAATTATGTGCTCCGCGCACTCAGAGTGCCTGCCGGTGAGCATGAGATAGTCATGACGTTCGATCCTAAATCGCTTCGTACCACAACGGCTCTTGCCACGGTATCCATTATTCTCATATATATAGCTGCGGCTGCGGCTTTCTTCTTTGCCGTGCGCCCACGCAAGAGGAAAGAGGATAAGGCTTCCGTATGA